A DNA window from Brachionichthys hirsutus isolate HB-005 chromosome 10, CSIRO-AGI_Bhir_v1, whole genome shotgun sequence contains the following coding sequences:
- the nrip1b gene encoding nuclear receptor-interacting protein 1, producing MTHGEEPGPETHKDSAVLTYLEGLLMHPVVAGPAATASGRSEAAHSNQEQGDKVGGPFQLPKYGPTTPKAGTNGPTLGSSQHLKKARLLRSGPWNDQGNQRMSSPPVELNGQGGDLQNGAREESPHAGESTLLASLLQSFSSRLQSVAMSQQSINPPGEGSPPAKAPPADKETLSAYGSASSRLKGLMRKNKLQNHSSTPYSRRGHNQDRRSELPRSARSATPPSAPASAESVSCADRLKAVANMVKIRSSPAPSPKPSVACSQLALLLSSEAHLQQYSREHALKAQLSGRSASERLAAMASQQHGPDKRPPSAGAAPPAAPDALSSLATHNGTTALPRPAAPAPQSPPLLRGHSQSSPAAPPRAPDQPREKRGFDSRPTRPPQTCSSLLLLLLNNHNSQKQLTKNGHLEDTCGLLPPSGSSSVTSDSECSTQERSLIKDASDAEGSYSSCSPIDLSIRSRVNTRDAAPKTSTPISTFSPSTSTLSSSATVFSFTPAAFSPQAAVQLPAANLSPPSAVVSNANSSPSSSFSSISASSLDKLTESLIKKWKPEPSGSKVAKSKQPEMSPELKAHPKVTLMQLLLERRKNEMANKSVSSQDSPLDITMATMSQGQTKRLLPWEEPGTKSPLDRPATPAQPLHAFSHDPSRALSPYSYPSPNAQSGPLDLCKSKAFPAEKASEPAFSASKLLQNLAQCGTASSSPPTPSGKGAAQELDASRPLALLERLHAPIHRTTTTPLSDRPSGSGTPFNQKETPPPPPAAPPSQIENLLERRTVLQLLLGTGSASATANRKERPSGRRSAEMAGRCYERSPGACDNSSGAAPFDIKVKTEVTEEVGPSTATGEDFNRRKRPSGYEKNSPLSDPHRDFKKEPRPAEVIAKYGLLSQLLKQQTATYYTSAAPQTEPQPRAVKEEQRAYPSPGPKKRRLCSDRTDANSIGSPRAVDGGETRIHASSVVQAVPERQKSLTEDGGPPRSPPSEALGRESRGFNVLKQLLLSDNCLKELAQQPRGGTPSPSILQANGGVPSQPSHNHSFLHLPSWHPHGSLSNVRPLPTPPVSDSPVCAPWSRHPAQWPATQKWDPPTLVKQEPKSPVQWSNQENDEEECCDSNLDSPRLSRSNPILYYMLQKGSIQLRKEMRDQAEGSQSVIRIKEEPISDMHAYEHSLGSAPQSPTPNEKHSHESQGLSQ from the coding sequence ATGACTCATGGGGAGGAGCCTGGCCCTGAGACACACAAGGATTCAGCTGTTCTAACTTATCTGGAAGGTTTACTGATGCATCCAGTGGTAGCCGGGCCCGCGGCCACGGCAAGCGGAAGGTCCGAGGCTGCCCACAGCAACCAGGAGCAGGGTGACAAGGTGGGCGGGCCCTTCCAACTGCCCAAGTATGGTCCGACCACGCCGAAAGCTGGGACCAACGGCCCCACGTTGGGCTCCTCGCAGCACCTCAAGAAGGCTCGCCTGCTGCGTTCGGGACCCTGGAACGATCAAGGGAACCAGCGGATGAGTTCGCCCCCGGTGGAGCTCAATGGCCAAGGAGGAGACCTGCAAAACGGCGCTCGGGAGGAATCTCCTCACGCCGGGGAGAGCACCCTGTTGGCGTCCCTGCTTCAGTCGTTTAGCTCGCGGCTTCAGAGCGTGGCGATGTCGCAGCAGTCTATTAACCCCCCCGGCGAGGGCTCGCCTCCCGCTAAGGCGCCACCGGCAGACAAAGAGACACTTTCTGCGTACGGGTCGGCCTCAAGCCGCTTGAAGGGCCTCATGAGGAAGAACAAGCTCCAAAACCACAGCAGTACGCCTTACAGTCGCAGGGGCCACAATCAAGACAGACGTTCAGAATTGCCGCGCTCAGCGCGCAGCGCCACGCCCCCCTCTGCCCCCGCTTCCGCCGAGTCTGTCTCCTGCGCCGACCGTCTGAAGGCCGTGGCCAACATGGTGAAGATCCGCTCCAGCCCGGCGCCTTCGCCCAAGCCCAGCGTGGCGTGCAGTCAACTGGCCCTTCTGCTGTCGAGCGAGGCCCACCTCCAGCAGTATTCCAGAGAGCACGCACTCAAGGCCCAGCTCTCCGGACGGTCGGCCAGTGAGCGACTCGCTGCCATGGCCAGCCAGCAGCACGGCCCGGACAAAAGGCCACCTAGCGCGGGAGCGGCTCCGCCCGCAGCCCCGGACGCACTGAGCTCCTTAGCGACCCACAATGGGACAACAGCGCTCCCTCGCCCGGCCGCGCCCGCCCCACAGAGCCCCCCTTTGCTGCGTGGCCATAGCCAAAGCTCCCCGGCCGCGCCGCCGCGTGCTCCCGACCAGCCGAGGGAGAAGCGTGGCTTTGACTCGCGTCCCACCCGACCCCCGCAGACATGCAgcagtttgctgctgctgctgctcaacaaCCACAACAGCCAGAAGCAGCTGACGAAGAACGGCCACCTGGAGGACACCTGCGGTCTTCTGCCACCCAGCGGCTCCTCCTCCGTGACGTCCGACAGCGAGTGCTCCACGCAGGAGCGGAGTCTGATCAAGGACGCCAGCGACGCCGAGGGTTCCTACTCCAGCTGCTCGCCCATCGACCTTTCCATCAGAAGCCGAGTTAACACGCGAGACGCAGCGCCCAAAACGTCCACCCCCATCTCCACCTTCTCCCCGTCCACGTCGACCCTTTCCTCGTCCGCCACAGTGTTTTCCTTCACCCCGGCGGCGTTCTCTCCTCAAGCTGCTGTCCAACTGCCCGCCGCAAACCTTTCGCCGCCCTCTGCTGTCGTTTCCAATGCTAattcctccccttcctcctccttctcctccatctctgcgTCTTCACTGGACAAACTAACAGAGTCTTTAATTAAAAAGTGGAAGCCAGAGCCGTCAGGATCAAAGGTGGCCAAGAGCAAGCAGCCTGAAATGAGTCCCGAGCTCAAGGCCCACCCGAAGGTTACGCTCATGCAGCTTCTCCTGGAGCGCAGAAAGAACGAGATGGCTAATAAGAGCGTGAGCAGCCAGGACTCGCCTCTTGATATAACTATGGCCACAATGTCTCAAGGCCAAACGAAAAGACTGCTTCCATGGGAGGAGCCTGGGACGAAAAGTCCCTTGGACAGACCTGCGACCCCGGCCCAGCCTCTGCACGCATTCAGTCACGACCCCAGCAGGGCGCTATCTCCATACTCCTACCCCTCCCCCAATGCCCAGTCTGGTCCGCTGGATTTGTGTAAGTCGAAAGCCTTCCCTGCTGAGAAGGCTTCAGAGCCGGCCTTTAGTGCCAGCAAACTGTTACAGAATCTGGCTCAGTGTGGCACCGCTTCGtcctcccctcccaccccctCCGGCAAAGGGGCGGCTCAGGAGCTGGATGCCAGTCGGCCCCTTGCCTTATTGGAAAGGCTCCATGCTCCGATCCATCGGACCACAACTACTCCTCTCTCCGACAGACCTTCAGGCAGCGGCACCCCTTTTAATCAAAAGgaaacgcctcctcctcctcctgctgctcctccgtcgCAGATTGAGAATCTCCTCGAGAGGCGCActgtgctgcagctcctcctgggaACGGGGTCGGCTTCCGCTACGGCCAACCGCAAAGAGAGGCCAAGTGGCAGGAGGAGCGCAGAGATGGCGGGGAGGTGCTATGAGAGGAGCCCTGGCGCCTGCGACAACTCCAGTGGCGCCGCCCCTTTTGATATAAAGGTGAAAACGGAGGTCACGGAGGAGGTGGGACCATCCACGGCCACGGGGGAGGACTTCAATCGCAGGAAGAGACCTAGTGGCTATGAAAAGAACAGCCCCCTGTCAGATCCTCATCGAGACTTTAAAAAGGAGCCTCGGCCTGCAGAGGTCATCGCTAAGTACGGCCTCCTCAGCCAGTTGCTCAAACAGCAGACGGCCACCTACTACACCAGCGCTGCTCCGCAGACTGAGCCACAGCCCAGAGCAGTTAAAGAGGAGCAGCGGGCGTACCCGAGCCCCGGTCCCAAGAAGAGACGCCTCTGCTCCGATCGGACTGACGCTAACAGCATCGGCTCTCCGAGGGCAGTGGATGGCGGAGAGACGCGCATTCATGCGTCTTCTGTCGTTCAGGCCGTTCCTGAACGGCAGAAGAGTCTGACGGAGGACGGGGGGCCACCCAGGAGCCCGCCAAGCGAGGCCCTCGGCAGAGAGAGCCGGGGCTTCAATGTGCTCAAGCAACTGCTGCTCTCCGACAACTGCCTGAAGGAGCTGGCTCAGCAGCCCCGGGGGGGGACGCCCAGCCCCTCCATCCTGCAGGCCAACGGCGGCGTTCCCAGTCAGCCTTCCCATAATCACAGCTTCCTCCACCTGCCCAGCTGGCACCCTCATGGCTCCCTCAGTAATGTCAGACCTCTGCCCACCCCTCCAGTAAGTGACAGCCCTGTCTGCGCCCCCTGGAGCCGCCACCCGGCTCAGTGGCCAGCCACTCAAAAATGGGACCCTCCTACTCTGGTGAAACAGGAGCCGAAGAGCCCCGTGCAATGGAGCAATCAGGAGAACGACGAGGAGGAGTGCTGCGACTCGAACCTGGACTCCCCCCGGCTCTCGCGCTCCAACCCCATTCTGTATTACATGTTACAGAAGGGCAGCATCCAGTTGAGGAAGGAGATGCGGGATCAGGCAGAGGGGAGCCAGTCTGTGATCAGGATTAAAGAGGAGCCAATCAGTGACATGCACGCCTACGAACACAGTCTGGGTTCTGCTCCACAATCGCCGACCCCCAATGAAAAGCACAGCCACGAGAGCCAGGGGCTGAGCCAATAG